From Spirochaeta isovalerica, the proteins below share one genomic window:
- a CDS encoding metal ABC transporter permease produces the protein MMAQWIIEPLQYVFFLKGLGAGLLVAAACGVLSGFIVWRGMAFIGDALAHAILPGIVIALMLGIHMLIGALVAAIISVLAIGTLTGHKRFKEDTSIGVIFAGAFALGILLMNRVGTFQDLSHILFGNILGVSSFDIILIAFVALLVILLVIIFFKELLVTSFDTTHALAIGLSPLVIHYGFLILVASTTVIATQTVGVVMVLALLVTPAATASLLTKELWKIIVLSTVFALISIITGFYTSYYFDAPSGATIVLVLTAFFLAAFSYSKIKQRLIR, from the coding sequence ATGATGGCTCAATGGATAATCGAACCTCTTCAGTATGTTTTTTTTCTCAAAGGGCTGGGAGCCGGCCTGCTCGTTGCGGCAGCATGCGGCGTTCTCAGCGGCTTCATTGTATGGAGAGGAATGGCTTTCATCGGCGACGCACTGGCCCACGCCATACTTCCGGGGATCGTCATAGCTCTCATGCTGGGTATTCATATGCTTATCGGGGCGCTTGTCGCCGCCATCATATCAGTTCTTGCCATCGGAACCCTGACAGGGCACAAGCGCTTCAAGGAAGACACTTCCATCGGCGTCATTTTTGCCGGGGCTTTCGCACTGGGAATCCTTCTGATGAACAGGGTCGGGACATTTCAGGATCTATCGCACATACTTTTCGGGAACATTCTCGGTGTGTCTTCTTTCGATATAATACTGATAGCTTTCGTGGCGCTGCTGGTTATTTTACTTGTCATCATCTTCTTTAAAGAACTGCTCGTGACAAGTTTCGACACGACTCACGCCCTTGCCATAGGCCTCTCGCCTCTGGTCATTCATTACGGATTTCTCATACTCGTCGCCTCGACAACGGTAATCGCCACCCAGACAGTGGGAGTCGTTATGGTTCTGGCACTGCTGGTTACGCCGGCGGCTACCGCGTCATTGCTGACCAAGGAATTGTGGAAAATCATTGTCCTGTCCACAGTATTCGCCCTGATCTCCATCATCACCGGATTTTACACATCCTACTATTTCGACGCTCCTTCCGGAGCCACCATTGTTCTGGTGCTGACAGCTTTCTTCCTCGCCGCCTTCTCCTATTCCAAGATAAAGCAGAGACTGATTCGCTAG
- a CDS encoding TetR/AcrR family transcriptional regulator yields the protein MPKETFRKLSAQKRQRVFDAAISEFCRVPLEDVSIKNIVEKAGIARGSFYQYFWGKEDLFLYLLCSLRANLEEDLAGGESIYQFIYSLAEKEIREIKERSDAIPVKAQLLRQIAASPSAINIFERDITEKLRNDDRFQNMIKESGLASIEECKMSAMIELLTQSLRRAVIQVISSNRTADEALLILHHKLQILKKGING from the coding sequence TTGCCTAAAGAGACGTTCCGGAAATTATCGGCCCAAAAGAGACAAAGGGTTTTCGATGCCGCTATAAGCGAATTCTGCCGGGTTCCCCTGGAAGATGTATCCATAAAAAACATAGTGGAAAAAGCCGGGATAGCCAGAGGCAGCTTCTATCAGTACTTCTGGGGAAAAGAGGATCTTTTTCTCTATCTCCTCTGCTCTCTTAGGGCGAATCTGGAAGAGGATCTGGCAGGCGGGGAAAGCATTTACCAGTTCATCTATTCTCTGGCGGAAAAGGAAATCAGGGAAATCAAAGAGCGCAGCGATGCCATCCCGGTCAAGGCACAGCTTCTCCGGCAGATAGCAGCCAGCCCTTCAGCCATCAACATCTTCGAGAGAGATATAACTGAGAAGCTCCGGAACGATGACAGATTTCAGAACATGATAAAAGAATCCGGACTGGCTTCGATCGAAGAGTGCAAAATGTCTGCTATGATTGAGTTGTTAACCCAGTCCCTCAGAAGGGCGGTCATTCAGGTCATATCTTCCAACAGAACGGCCGATGAAGCTCTGCTCATACTCCATCATAAACTCCAAATACTCAAAAAAGGGATCAATGGCTGA